In Blastopirellula sediminis, the following proteins share a genomic window:
- a CDS encoding DUF1553 domain-containing protein has protein sequence MNTRTLSSSAYIPVGSYRAYLVVLWGLLGVGLIASSAIAEEERQAFFEAKIRPVLIEHCYSCHNSAKTAEGGLAVDFRQGLLDGGDSGPAIVAGKPKESLLLRAMRHEEIGYEMPKSAPKLSDAVLADFAKWIQLGAFDPRDKAVSTEELASGLPWPQLLETRKLHWSFQPIRSAAPPTVENDAWCYSDVDRFILDRLNSEGLTPSGDAEAEILISRLYFSLIGLPPTPSELQRWKPGLETPDAAQRNAAYALLVDELLARPQFAEHWARHWMDWFRYADTHGSEGDPDIGEAWRYRDYLIRALDADVPYDQLIREHLAGDLLETPRVNQDLQINESAIGPAQWRMVFHGYLPTDALAEKVRFVDDMIDVFSKGTMGLTVSCARCHNHKFDAISQADYYALFGILGSCRPGRSVIDLPEVERTNVEQLTQLKQEIRSRQAQVWSDKLQQANGASLRSLRDALQQKLKEGAALTDAWQELQREWESEQAALQAFVEHPDARDWKFESAAEKSKWFRTGLGLDLNDPAKTAWTVALAGDQVIHDFYPQGVYSHTLSTKHAARFSSDDIRVAKDQAVWVLACGDGKSIGRTVVQHYPRYGNIFPSFRPGKDWKWQKMEVGYWSGDDAFVEISTALDAPAPRDRDERSWFGVREVVIAPSGMAPPTRKHRDAYGLLLAGNATPPQSLEELNERSIVAIRQAIEHWEADKLTSAEADLLSACLEEKVLANKLDGDLQLKDLVSRYRNLENQIPVPQRAPGLAEATPHDQPLYVRGDHKSPDEVIPRRFLEAIDARPYATNASGRLELADSVLAPDNPLTRRVIVNRIWHHMYGAGLVRTPDNFGRMGEEPTHPELLDWLAVKFANEGWSIKTLVREIALSHTWRISSRPSDQARLHDAENRLLSHFPVRRLEAEAIRDSLLQISGEMDGTLYGPPVSGNSNRRSVYVLVKRNDLDPFLRAFDFPEPFTAKGRRDATNVPAQALMLMNDEQVFRMATALAKRTLANSEASDDAERLRLLFQAALGREPSKEESQWAARYLETVALGETQRLQERKRLEGELAEVGRGEERILAAAKDSGRTTVAVEKTPAPFAAWDFSQGLQDSIGGLKLTNVNNVLLRDGVAIVDGSNYLKSEPLKVDLQEKSLEVWVELETLDQGGGGVLSIQTKQGTVFDAIVFGEKAPREWIAGSDHFNRSKMLAGAAETKMLGQPIHMVVTYGSDGTVTAYRDGIRYGESYQVEQLVKFPKGETELTLGLRHLPASDGRFLKGRIHEARVYDRALSAKEVAASFVASPLAGEAESQIAWIYLHNRKQFEELQAQRDAIERQIKSLPGSEQEVRQAAWTDLVRGVLLMKEMIYLQ, from the coding sequence ATGAACACGCGAACACTATCGTCCTCCGCCTATATTCCCGTTGGTTCTTACCGGGCGTACCTGGTCGTGCTTTGGGGATTGTTGGGGGTCGGTTTGATCGCCTCTTCCGCCATCGCCGAAGAGGAACGGCAGGCCTTCTTTGAAGCGAAAATTCGTCCCGTCCTGATCGAGCATTGCTACAGTTGCCACAACAGCGCCAAAACGGCCGAAGGGGGCCTGGCGGTCGACTTTCGTCAGGGGCTGCTCGACGGGGGAGATTCTGGTCCGGCGATCGTTGCCGGCAAACCGAAAGAGAGTTTGTTGCTGCGAGCGATGCGTCACGAAGAGATCGGCTACGAGATGCCGAAGTCGGCGCCAAAGCTAAGCGATGCGGTCCTCGCCGATTTTGCGAAGTGGATTCAGCTGGGGGCGTTTGATCCGCGCGACAAGGCGGTTTCGACAGAAGAGTTGGCCAGCGGCTTACCTTGGCCCCAGTTGCTGGAAACAAGAAAACTCCACTGGAGCTTTCAGCCAATTCGCTCCGCCGCGCCGCCGACTGTCGAAAACGACGCGTGGTGCTATAGCGACGTTGATCGCTTTATTCTGGATCGTTTGAACTCGGAAGGGCTTACGCCGTCCGGCGACGCCGAGGCGGAGATCCTTATCAGCCGTCTCTACTTCAGCTTGATCGGTCTTCCGCCGACGCCGAGCGAGTTGCAGCGGTGGAAACCGGGGCTCGAAACGCCCGACGCCGCACAGCGAAATGCAGCATACGCGCTGCTCGTCGACGAATTGCTCGCCCGGCCGCAATTCGCCGAGCATTGGGCGCGGCATTGGATGGACTGGTTTCGTTACGCCGATACGCATGGCTCGGAAGGGGATCCCGATATCGGCGAAGCTTGGCGGTACCGCGACTATCTGATTCGGGCGCTCGACGCCGACGTTCCTTATGATCAGCTGATCCGCGAGCATCTCGCGGGCGATCTGCTGGAGACTCCCCGCGTTAACCAAGACTTGCAGATCAACGAATCGGCGATTGGACCGGCCCAGTGGCGGATGGTCTTTCATGGCTACTTGCCGACCGACGCGCTGGCCGAAAAGGTCCGCTTTGTCGACGATATGATTGACGTCTTCTCCAAAGGGACGATGGGGCTGACCGTCTCGTGCGCCCGTTGTCATAATCACAAGTTCGATGCGATCAGCCAGGCGGACTACTACGCCCTGTTTGGTATTCTCGGCTCATGTCGACCGGGACGAAGCGTGATCGATCTGCCGGAAGTCGAGCGGACGAATGTTGAACAGTTGACGCAACTGAAGCAGGAAATTCGTAGTCGCCAGGCGCAAGTCTGGAGCGACAAGCTGCAACAGGCCAACGGAGCTAGTTTGCGTTCCTTGCGAGATGCCCTGCAGCAAAAGCTAAAGGAGGGCGCCGCGCTGACCGATGCTTGGCAAGAATTACAGCGTGAGTGGGAATCAGAGCAAGCGGCGCTTCAAGCGTTTGTCGAACATCCGGATGCCCGCGATTGGAAGTTTGAGTCGGCGGCCGAAAAGTCAAAATGGTTCCGTACGGGCCTGGGCCTCGATCTGAACGATCCGGCCAAGACTGCATGGACGGTCGCCCTCGCCGGCGATCAGGTCATCCATGATTTCTATCCGCAGGGAGTTTATTCCCATACCCTCTCGACCAAGCATGCGGCGCGATTTAGTTCAGATGATATCCGCGTCGCAAAAGACCAGGCTGTCTGGGTGTTGGCTTGCGGCGACGGCAAATCGATCGGCCGCACGGTTGTTCAACACTACCCCCGCTATGGCAATATCTTCCCCTCGTTCCGTCCCGGGAAAGATTGGAAGTGGCAGAAGATGGAAGTGGGCTACTGGAGCGGCGACGATGCGTTTGTCGAAATCTCGACCGCGCTCGACGCACCGGCTCCGCGTGATCGGGACGAACGCTCGTGGTTTGGCGTTCGCGAGGTGGTGATCGCCCCGAGCGGCATGGCGCCTCCTACCAGAAAGCACCGCGACGCTTACGGACTTCTTTTGGCAGGGAATGCGACGCCGCCGCAATCGCTCGAAGAACTTAATGAGCGTTCGATCGTCGCGATTCGACAAGCGATCGAACATTGGGAGGCCGACAAGCTAACCAGCGCTGAGGCCGATCTCTTGTCCGCTTGCCTGGAAGAAAAGGTTCTGGCGAATAAGCTCGACGGCGACTTGCAGCTCAAAGATCTGGTTAGCCGCTATCGGAATTTGGAAAATCAGATCCCCGTGCCGCAACGCGCGCCTGGTCTGGCCGAAGCGACGCCGCACGATCAACCGCTTTATGTTCGCGGCGATCATAAGTCGCCCGACGAAGTGATTCCACGCCGCTTTTTGGAAGCGATTGACGCCAGGCCGTACGCTACGAACGCGAGCGGACGCCTGGAATTGGCCGACAGCGTCTTGGCGCCTGACAACCCGCTGACGCGGCGAGTGATCGTCAATCGAATTTGGCATCACATGTACGGCGCCGGTTTGGTCCGGACTCCTGACAACTTCGGACGAATGGGAGAAGAGCCGACCCATCCTGAATTGCTGGACTGGCTGGCTGTGAAGTTTGCGAATGAGGGGTGGTCGATCAAGACGCTCGTCCGCGAGATAGCCCTGTCGCACACGTGGCGAATTTCTTCCAGGCCGTCCGATCAAGCCCGACTGCACGACGCCGAAAACCGCCTCTTGTCCCACTTTCCGGTTCGTCGCTTGGAAGCGGAGGCGATTCGTGATTCGCTTTTGCAAATCAGCGGCGAAATGGATGGGACGCTTTATGGTCCGCCCGTTTCCGGCAACTCGAATCGCCGAAGCGTCTACGTCCTGGTCAAGCGAAACGATCTTGACCCGTTCCTGCGGGCATTTGACTTTCCCGAGCCGTTTACCGCGAAAGGGCGTCGCGACGCGACCAACGTTCCGGCCCAAGCCTTGATGCTGATGAACGACGAGCAGGTCTTTCGCATGGCCACGGCGCTGGCGAAGCGGACGCTCGCCAATTCGGAAGCGAGCGACGACGCCGAGCGGTTGCGACTGTTGTTTCAGGCGGCACTCGGCCGCGAGCCGAGCAAGGAAGAGTCGCAGTGGGCCGCCCGCTATCTCGAAACGGTCGCTCTGGGCGAGACGCAGCGTCTGCAAGAACGAAAGCGGCTTGAAGGGGAATTGGCCGAAGTCGGTCGGGGTGAGGAGCGGATTCTCGCCGCAGCGAAAGACTCTGGGAGGACGACGGTCGCGGTCGAAAAGACTCCCGCTCCATTCGCTGCCTGGGATTTTAGCCAGGGGCTGCAAGACTCGATCGGCGGGTTGAAGCTGACCAACGTCAACAACGTCCTCTTGCGGGATGGGGTCGCGATCGTCGACGGAAGCAACTATCTAAAGTCGGAACCGCTGAAGGTCGATTTGCAGGAAAAATCGCTCGAAGTCTGGGTCGAGCTTGAGACGCTAGACCAGGGTGGAGGGGGCGTCCTCTCGATTCAAACGAAGCAGGGAACGGTGTTCGACGCGATCGTGTTCGGCGAAAAGGCTCCGCGGGAGTGGATCGCCGGCAGCGATCACTTCAACCGCTCAAAAATGTTAGCCGGCGCCGCCGAAACGAAAATGCTCGGTCAGCCGATCCACATGGTCGTGACGTATGGTAGCGACGGAACGGTGACCGCCTATCGCGATGGGATTCGCTATGGCGAAAGTTATCAGGTCGAACAGCTGGTCAAGTTTCCGAAAGGGGAAACGGAATTGACGTTGGGGTTGCGTCACTTGCCGGCGAGCGACGGGCGATTCCTGAAAGGCAGGATCCACGAAGCTCGTGTTTACGATCGAGCCCTCTCGGCCAAGGAAGTCGCGGCCTCCTTCGTCGCCAGTCCCCTGGCAGGCGAAGCGGAGTCGCAAATCGCTTGGATCTATCTCCACAACCGCAAGCAATTTGAAGAGTTGCAGGCGCAACGAGATGCGATCGAGCGACAGATCAAAAGCCTGCCTGGTTCGGAGCAGGAAGTGCGGCAAGCGGCCTGGACCGATCTCGTGCGAGGCGTCCTGCTGATGAAAGAGATGATTTACCTGCAATAG
- a CDS encoding DUF1501 domain-containing protein, protein MSTKFITRRSLLQSCSLGFGSVALSGMFPGLTLGSESPPPSGAMSEFHHPPKAKRVIFCFMSGGVSHVDSFDPKPMLEKLHGKPMPVTVERTQFNNNGAIMASPFKFTPSGQSGIPVSGMFPEIAKVADELAVVRSMTTSVNEHAQGNFMMHTGFPFMGHPSAGAWAAYGLGSENENLPAFVVLRSGAAVAPHGGVALFSNGFLPGQHQGSTLYADRAEAIQNIAPHGDSLAQRSRLDFVKRFDGRFLQSTSQDPQVEAAIKNAEVAFRMQSAVPELCDISGETAATLKRYGVESKDPLTAAYGRQCLLARRLVERGVRFIELSCLTAGIGAGGAPNPWDQHGKLELGHKKMAEQVDQPISGMIQDLKERGLLDDTLVVWACEFGRTPFSQGSDGRDHNPFGFSIWMAGGGIKGGTIHGATDEFGYRAVENPCTIYDLWATVLHQLGVDHRKLTYRHGGRDFRLTDVHGNVIHKILT, encoded by the coding sequence ATGTCTACCAAGTTCATCACTCGCCGTAGTCTGCTGCAAAGCTGCTCGCTCGGTTTTGGTTCGGTGGCGCTCTCCGGGATGTTTCCGGGGCTTACGCTCGGCAGCGAGTCGCCGCCGCCGAGTGGCGCGATGTCCGAATTTCATCATCCGCCGAAGGCGAAACGGGTCATCTTCTGCTTCATGTCAGGGGGCGTATCGCACGTCGATTCGTTCGATCCGAAGCCGATGCTCGAAAAGCTGCATGGCAAGCCGATGCCGGTGACGGTCGAAAGAACGCAGTTCAACAACAATGGCGCCATCATGGCGAGCCCGTTCAAGTTCACGCCGTCAGGCCAGTCGGGAATCCCGGTTAGCGGGATGTTTCCGGAAATCGCCAAGGTCGCCGACGAATTGGCGGTGGTCCGGTCGATGACGACCAGCGTCAACGAGCATGCTCAAGGCAATTTCATGATGCACACTGGATTTCCCTTTATGGGACATCCGAGCGCCGGGGCCTGGGCCGCTTATGGACTCGGTTCCGAAAATGAAAACCTGCCGGCGTTCGTCGTGTTACGAAGCGGCGCAGCCGTGGCGCCGCACGGGGGAGTCGCACTCTTCAGCAACGGTTTTCTGCCGGGGCAGCACCAGGGATCGACCCTCTACGCCGATCGAGCGGAGGCGATTCAAAACATCGCCCCGCATGGCGATTCGCTCGCGCAGCGCAGTCGGCTCGATTTTGTGAAGCGATTTGACGGTCGGTTCTTGCAGTCGACTTCGCAAGATCCGCAGGTCGAAGCGGCGATCAAGAATGCCGAGGTCGCGTTCCGCATGCAGTCGGCGGTGCCGGAGCTCTGCGATATCTCGGGAGAAACCGCGGCGACTCTCAAACGGTATGGCGTCGAATCGAAAGATCCGCTCACCGCGGCTTATGGGAGGCAATGTCTGCTCGCTCGGCGTCTGGTGGAACGGGGCGTGCGGTTTATCGAACTGAGTTGCCTTACCGCTGGAATCGGCGCCGGCGGTGCGCCGAATCCGTGGGACCAGCATGGCAAACTGGAACTGGGGCACAAGAAGATGGCGGAGCAGGTCGACCAGCCGATCTCGGGGATGATCCAAGATCTGAAAGAGCGCGGCTTGCTCGACGATACGCTCGTCGTTTGGGCCTGCGAATTTGGACGCACGCCGTTCTCGCAAGGTTCAGATGGCCGCGATCACAATCCATTCGGGTTCAGCATTTGGATGGCCGGCGGCGGGATCAAAGGGGGAACGATTCATGGCGCGACCGACGAGTTCGGCTATCGCGCTGTCGAAAACCCTTGCACGATCTATGACCTGTGGGCGACGGTCTTGCATCAATTGGGAGTTGACCACAGGAAGCTGACTTATCGACATGGTGGAAGAGACTTCCGACTGACCGACGTGCACGGAAACGTGATTCACAAGATTTTGACCTGA
- a CDS encoding aldehyde dehydrogenase family protein, with translation MSEIAPVLIAGQWRAANCAETFRAENPITQEPLSGEYPVSAWEDCDAALTAAAEAADQLLEISPKRIQKFLLRLADLMEANRESIGQLASQESGLPEKRLAGREMDRTTDQIRQAADAAADRSWKQISIETKRDMRSMLAAIGPVAIFSPNNFPLSWNTISGGDFASAVAAGNPVIAIANSSAPGTTKILAELAFQASQEADLPAGMVQFLYRLSHADGKRLVADSRIGATAFTGGTAAGLALKAAADAVGKPIYVAMSSVNPIVFLSNAIREQGEELVNRFGNVCLKGTGQFCTQPGLAIVIDGAESQGFIAAIKSKFDESTPGTLGSKKTLENLVAKIEVLKKAGATVISDEGKSKGEGYSHPNTLFQVSGADFLKSPAALQTEAFGNAAMFVVCQDIAEAKAVIDSLHGQLAGCIYSSTDGADAAAYATLAPRLRRKVGRFMDDKMPNGMPVSIGMGHGGPFPASGHPGFTSVGIPNAMRRFAVLQSYDQARHNHLPEELQNKNPSGQLWRNIDGQWTTGDVADA, from the coding sequence ATGTCAGAAATCGCCCCCGTATTGATCGCCGGCCAATGGCGAGCGGCCAACTGCGCCGAAACGTTTCGCGCGGAAAACCCGATCACCCAAGAGCCGCTGTCAGGCGAATATCCGGTTAGTGCCTGGGAAGATTGCGACGCGGCGCTAACCGCGGCGGCCGAAGCGGCCGACCAACTGCTGGAAATCTCGCCGAAGCGAATCCAGAAATTCCTGCTCCGACTGGCCGACTTGATGGAGGCGAATCGCGAGTCGATTGGTCAATTGGCCAGTCAGGAAAGCGGCTTGCCCGAGAAGCGTCTTGCCGGCCGCGAAATGGACCGCACGACCGATCAAATTCGCCAAGCGGCTGACGCCGCAGCAGATCGTTCGTGGAAGCAGATTTCGATCGAGACGAAACGCGACATGCGTTCGATGTTGGCGGCGATCGGACCTGTCGCCATCTTCAGCCCGAACAACTTTCCGTTGTCGTGGAACACGATCTCTGGCGGTGATTTTGCGTCGGCGGTTGCGGCTGGAAACCCGGTGATCGCGATCGCGAACTCGTCAGCCCCTGGCACGACGAAGATTTTGGCCGAACTTGCTTTTCAGGCTTCGCAAGAAGCGGATCTGCCGGCGGGCATGGTTCAGTTTTTGTATCGCCTGAGCCACGCGGATGGGAAACGCCTGGTTGCTGATTCACGTATTGGAGCGACGGCGTTCACTGGCGGTACTGCGGCCGGCCTGGCGCTCAAAGCGGCTGCCGATGCGGTGGGCAAGCCGATTTACGTTGCGATGTCGAGCGTCAACCCGATCGTCTTTCTCTCCAACGCGATTCGCGAACAGGGGGAAGAACTGGTAAACCGCTTTGGCAACGTCTGCCTGAAGGGAACCGGACAGTTCTGCACGCAGCCTGGCTTGGCGATTGTGATTGACGGCGCCGAGAGCCAGGGCTTCATCGCCGCCATCAAGTCGAAATTTGACGAATCGACGCCGGGCACGCTCGGTTCTAAGAAGACGTTGGAGAACCTCGTCGCGAAGATCGAGGTTTTGAAGAAAGCCGGCGCGACGGTCATCAGCGATGAAGGTAAATCCAAGGGCGAAGGGTACAGCCATCCGAATACGTTGTTCCAGGTCAGCGGCGCCGATTTTCTGAAGTCGCCGGCGGCATTGCAAACCGAGGCGTTCGGAAACGCGGCGATGTTCGTCGTCTGCCAAGATATCGCCGAAGCCAAAGCGGTGATTGACTCGCTTCATGGCCAATTGGCCGGCTGTATCTACAGCAGCACCGACGGAGCGGATGCAGCGGCGTACGCGACGCTCGCCCCGCGACTGCGCCGCAAGGTTGGCCGCTTCATGGACGACAAGATGCCCAACGGCATGCCGGTCAGCATCGGCATGGGACATGGCGGACCGTTCCCCGCATCCGGCCATCCCGGCTTCACATCGGTCGGCATCCCGAACGCGATGCGACGATTCGCCGTACTCCAGTCGTACGATCAGGCACGCCACAATCACTTGCCTGAAGAGTTGCAAAACAAGAATCCGAGCGGACAACTGTGGCGGAACATCGACGGTCAGTGGACGACGGGAGACGTCGCTGACGCGTAA
- a CDS encoding MFS transporter — MIFRFCLYGLLKNQRYFAPFWILAFLDKGLSFAMIGLLIGFREICVALLEIPTGAIADAVGRRWAMILSHVAYVAAFLTFGFTTSLVALFVAMFAFSIGEAFRTGTHKAIIFAWLKSQGREKEKTHIYGVTRSWSQMGSAISVVLAAALVFWLEDYSVIFWISAIPASLNIVNFLGYPKSLDFSIEQKTDGGGTLVLLWRATWQCFAAKNLRRPITESMAYEGMYGASKDYLQPLIQNVALALPLFAAWETTQRTAVLIAIVYAVLYVLGSFASRYSGPIAAALGSERRAARYLWIAYGAAFLLLLLGIVTAWTMLAILSFVLLAVMQNIWRPILISRVADEADDSVMATVLSVESQAKSLGISIIAPLLGWAVDVTPQPYQFTPIAMLGIAIALIALVAPPEVIAAPEVEGNQQTSTPG, encoded by the coding sequence TTGATTTTTCGCTTTTGTCTCTATGGACTGCTGAAGAACCAGCGCTACTTTGCGCCGTTCTGGATTTTGGCGTTCCTGGACAAAGGTCTGTCGTTCGCGATGATCGGTTTGTTGATCGGGTTTCGCGAAATCTGCGTCGCTTTGCTAGAGATTCCGACCGGGGCGATCGCCGATGCCGTCGGCAGACGTTGGGCGATGATCCTGTCGCATGTCGCCTACGTCGCGGCGTTTCTCACGTTTGGGTTCACGACGTCGCTCGTCGCCCTGTTTGTGGCGATGTTCGCCTTCTCGATCGGCGAGGCGTTCCGCACCGGAACGCACAAAGCGATCATCTTCGCCTGGCTGAAAAGCCAAGGACGTGAAAAAGAGAAAACGCACATTTATGGCGTGACTCGCAGTTGGTCGCAGATGGGCTCGGCGATCTCGGTGGTCCTGGCGGCGGCGCTCGTCTTTTGGCTGGAGGATTATTCGGTCATTTTCTGGATCAGTGCGATCCCGGCCTCCTTGAACATCGTCAATTTTCTCGGCTATCCGAAGTCGCTTGATTTTTCCATCGAGCAAAAAACGGATGGCGGAGGAACGCTGGTCTTGCTTTGGCGAGCAACTTGGCAATGTTTCGCCGCGAAGAATCTACGTCGCCCGATCACCGAGTCGATGGCCTACGAAGGAATGTACGGCGCCAGCAAAGACTATTTACAACCATTGATTCAAAACGTCGCTCTGGCGCTTCCCTTGTTCGCTGCCTGGGAAACGACGCAGCGAACGGCTGTTCTGATCGCCATCGTCTACGCGGTGTTGTACGTCCTGGGGAGTTTCGCTTCGCGCTATTCCGGTCCGATTGCAGCAGCGCTGGGAAGCGAGCGAAGAGCGGCTCGCTACTTATGGATCGCCTATGGGGCTGCGTTTCTGCTGCTTTTGCTGGGAATCGTTACCGCGTGGACCATGCTCGCTATTCTCAGCTTTGTGCTGTTGGCCGTCATGCAGAACATCTGGCGACCGATCCTAATCAGCCGCGTAGCGGATGAAGCCGACGACAGCGTCATGGCGACCGTATTGAGCGTCGAGTCGCAGGCCAAATCGCTGGGGATCTCGATCATCGCTCCGCTACTTGGCTGGGCGGTCGACGTGACGCCACAGCCTTACCAATTTACCCCGATTGCGATGCTGGGGATCGCAATCGCGCTGATTGCGCTCGTCGCGCCGCCAGAGGTGATCGCCGCTCCCGAAGTCGAAGGCAATCAGCAAACGTCAACTCCTGGCTAG
- a CDS encoding FecCD family ABC transporter permease, with the protein MSPVDKRTVSLLFVLAVLACLVSLCLGSQWISPVTLVSSLTGQGDETYQMVFWSFRLPRVLMVMLVGWGIAISGVLMQGVLRNDLADPGIMGVAAGGNFGVTLALLIFGTQIASPWTIPLVSIAGAIGTVTLVCGLAFDRRGLYPARLLLTAVAVTAALGSFTLVLSLNVDREVYAQALAWTTGSFSKADWNYVVALTVWLGLLSMIVLAICPVMNVLRLKDESVVGLGLDVFRWRVALLVLAVTLGASSMAMSGGLVFLGLIAPHIARRLVGPQHFALVPAAGMVGMLLLMSADAGGRSLFAPVEIPAGIMTGAIGGMYFVYQLMTTKG; encoded by the coding sequence ATGAGTCCGGTCGACAAACGTACCGTTTCGCTGCTGTTCGTTCTCGCGGTTTTGGCGTGCCTTGTCAGTCTTTGTCTTGGCAGCCAATGGATATCGCCAGTTACCCTCGTTAGCAGCCTAACGGGGCAGGGGGACGAAACTTACCAGATGGTCTTCTGGTCGTTTCGTCTTCCCCGCGTGTTGATGGTGATGCTCGTTGGCTGGGGAATCGCGATCTCCGGCGTCTTGATGCAAGGCGTCTTACGCAACGACTTGGCCGATCCGGGGATCATGGGCGTAGCGGCTGGCGGGAACTTTGGCGTGACGTTGGCCTTGCTGATCTTCGGCACACAGATCGCATCCCCTTGGACAATACCTTTGGTCAGCATCGCCGGCGCGATAGGGACGGTGACGCTCGTTTGCGGGTTGGCTTTCGATCGACGTGGCCTCTACCCAGCACGACTTCTTTTGACCGCCGTGGCGGTTACGGCAGCCTTGGGATCGTTCACGCTCGTACTATCTTTGAACGTCGATCGCGAAGTTTACGCGCAAGCGTTGGCCTGGACGACCGGCAGCTTTAGCAAGGCGGACTGGAACTACGTCGTCGCGCTAACGGTATGGCTGGGCCTGCTGTCGATGATCGTGCTTGCGATTTGCCCGGTGATGAACGTCTTGCGGCTCAAGGATGAAAGCGTCGTTGGTCTCGGATTGGATGTTTTCCGATGGCGCGTCGCGTTGCTCGTGCTGGCCGTCACGTTGGGAGCGTCGTCGATGGCGATGTCAGGAGGGCTTGTCTTTTTGGGACTGATTGCGCCGCACATCGCCCGTCGACTTGTCGGCCCACAGCATTTCGCTTTGGTTCCAGCCGCCGGAATGGTTGGAATGCTGTTGCTGATGTCAGCGGATGCAGGAGGGCGATCGTTATTTGCTCCTGTGGAGATCCCGGCGGGCATCATGACCGGAGCGATCGGCGGAATGTATTTCGTGTACCAATTGATGACGACGAAAGGGTGA
- a CDS encoding ABC transporter ATP-binding protein, which produces MANSDRLRCDQLTLAYDQTEVIRQLSLEIPTGQITTLIGPNGCGKSTLLKGLARLMPPKSGAAYLDGKAIHQQSTRQVARQLAVLLQNPEAPEGLSVRELLALGRYPHQGFFGTITHEDEAKIDDALEMAGIQHLAERPLGELSGGQRQLAWIAMALAQDAEILLLDEPTTFLDMVHQLEVLNLLERLHQGRRRTIVLVLHDINHAARFSQHLIALREGRIVRSGSPREIVTRDLLADVFQVEAAILTDPHSDAPYCIPLRPMTETLAT; this is translated from the coding sequence ATGGCGAACAGCGACCGGCTTCGTTGCGATCAACTGACCCTTGCGTATGACCAGACCGAGGTCATCCGTCAGTTGTCGCTCGAAATACCGACAGGGCAGATCACGACGCTCATAGGGCCCAATGGTTGCGGCAAGTCGACTTTGCTCAAGGGACTAGCGCGGTTGATGCCGCCCAAGAGCGGCGCCGCTTATCTGGACGGCAAAGCGATTCATCAGCAGTCGACGCGGCAGGTTGCTCGGCAGTTGGCGGTCTTGCTGCAAAACCCGGAAGCGCCGGAAGGGTTATCGGTTCGCGAACTTCTCGCGCTTGGCCGCTACCCGCATCAAGGCTTTTTCGGAACGATTACGCACGAGGATGAAGCGAAGATTGACGACGCGCTGGAGATGGCCGGAATTCAACATCTGGCCGAGCGGCCATTGGGCGAGCTTTCGGGCGGGCAGCGACAGTTGGCCTGGATCGCAATGGCGCTGGCGCAAGATGCCGAGATTCTGCTATTGGACGAGCCGACGACGTTCCTTGACATGGTTCATCAACTGGAAGTGTTGAACCTGCTAGAGCGGCTGCACCAGGGTCGGCGTCGGACGATCGTGCTCGTCTTGCACGACATCAACCATGCGGCTCGCTTTTCGCAGCATCTGATCGCATTGCGTGAAGGTCGAATCGTGCGGAGCGGCTCGCCGCGCGAAATCGTTACCCGTGACTTGTTAGCGGATGTCTTTCAGGTCGAGGCTGCGATTTTGACTGATCCTCATTCCGACGCCCCTTACTGCATTCCGCTGCGGCCAATGACCGAAACGCTAGCGACATAA